In Nothobranchius furzeri strain GRZ-AD chromosome 19, NfurGRZ-RIMD1, whole genome shotgun sequence, the following are encoded in one genomic region:
- the LOC107394451 gene encoding zinc finger protein 81 has product MSADRQTFAPASAGAVEAPRSPLSETDTFRVFLNQRLTAAVEDILSVFGETVARYREQLDCQQRELESLRSREVEWSRSTEPLQDSSWTKTLPEHQNPDAPLFQTNSDHAGTSADQIKTEVCIEDCEESKTQDHFDSAVDPETARDEQIRSEDSDTDESEGSWRDAANFWKSDETKDQSSGAELKMGSGFSQEDRQVLPDFSCKVCGDSFNKMSILLTHASSHLRDCSVCGKQLDSTRSLKLHLKVHRETSFHCSICGQSFTLRGNLRIHMRIHSGERPFSCTFCGKSFGRRATLVRHVRSHMGEKPFTCMYCGHSFTEKGNLTVHLRIHTGERPYSCSLCSRRFSQLSSFYKHPCQRKGLLCVAISNSGNA; this is encoded by the exons ATGTCCGCGGATCGGCAGACGTTTGCTCCGGCCTCTGCCGGCGCGGTGGAAGCCCCCAGAAGCCCGCTGTCagagacagacacctttagggtgTTTCTGAACCAACGGCTCACGGCAGCTGTCGAAGATATCCTGAGTGTGTTCGGGGAAACGGTGGCCCGGTACCGGGAGCAGTTAGACTGTCAGCAGCGGGAGCTGGAGAGCCTGAGGTCCAGAGAGGTGGAGTGGAGCCGATCTACAG AGCCGCTGCAGGACTCATCCTGGACCAAAACGTTACCTGAACACCAGAACCCGGACGCCCCTCTGTTTCAGACTAACAGTGATCATGCTGGTACCTCAGCCGATCAGATTAAAACAGAGGTTTGCATAGAGGACTGCGAAGAGTCAAAAACGCAAGATCACTTTGACTCAGCCGTTGATCCAGAAACAGCCAGAGATGAGCAAATCCGCTCTGAGGATTCTGACACAGATGAAAGCGAAGGAAGCTGGAGAGATGCTGCAAATTTCTGGAAGTCAGATGAGACCAAAGATCAAAGCTCAGGTGCAGAGTTAAAGATGGGCAGTGGTTTCTCTCAGGAGGACAGACAAGTTCTTCCTGATTTCAGCTGCAAAGTGTGTGGAGATTCCTTCAACAAGATGAGTATTTTGCTCACGCATGCTTCATCCCACCTGAGAGACTGCAGCGTATGTGGAAAGCAGCTCGACTCCACAAGGAGCCTGAAGCTCCACCTGAAAGTTCACAGGGAGACATCGTTCCACTGCAGTATCTGCGGCCAGAGCTTCACTCTGCGTGGGAATCTCAGGATTCACATGAGGATCCATTCAGGCGAGCGGCCGTTCAGCTGCACCTTTTGTGGCAAGAGCTTCGGGAGGAGGGCGACGCTGGTGCGGCACGTCCGCAGCCACATGGGCGAGAAGCCGTTCACCTGCATGTACTGTGGCCACAGCTTTACAGAAAAGGGCAACCTGACTGTCCACTTACGGATTCACACGGGTGAGAGGCCTTACAGCTGCTCTCTGTGCAGCCGCAGGTTCAGCCAGCTATCCAGCTTCTACAAACACCCGTGTCAGAGGAAAGGCCTTTTGTGTGTCGCCATCAGTAACAGCGGCAATGCATGA
- the LOC107394448 gene encoding immunoglobulin kappa variable 4-1 encodes MTLICVLIWTLLCFTQGSDGQHVVTQPAARSVQLGQTVSVDCKVSPPAALYIPLQYHLSWYHQTPGEAPKLLIYLTSRRFSGISSRFSGSGSGNGADFTLTISGVQAEDAGVYYCQSYHSGDVFTQ; translated from the exons ATGACTTTGATCTGCGTCCTCATCTGGACTCTCCTCTGCTTCACTCAGG GGTCTGATGGACAACATGTTGTGACTCAGCCAGCAGCCAGATCAGTGCAGCTTGGTCAGACCGTCTCTGTGGACTGTAAAGTCAGTCCACCAGCAGCTCTGTATATTCCTTTACAATACCATCTGTCCTGGTACCATCAGACACCTGGAGAAGCTCCTAAACTCCTGATTTATTTAACATCAAGACGCTTTTCAGGAATCTCCTCCAGATTCAGTGGAAGTGGATCAGGGAATGGAGCTGACTTCACTCTGACCATCAGTGGAGTTCAGGCTGAAGATGCAGGAGTTTATTACTGTCAGAGTTACCACAGTGGCGATGTGTTCACACAGTGA